The following are from one region of the Dreissena polymorpha isolate Duluth1 chromosome 2, UMN_Dpol_1.0, whole genome shotgun sequence genome:
- the LOC127866701 gene encoding DBH-like monooxygenase protein 1 homolog has translation MPWSFLFIILNIWSAVNAISPLNFRSLPGWGAPSQPSTTENYDFHEILDENQDFHVHWNVDHEQKNITFELHVRTHGYVGFGISHNGKMFPADIVIGWVKDEQIHFKDRHAVALEMPLVDSSQDWHLLYGAENTWGTVLKVTRLLDTCDPDDYTISDDTVHLLYAYHPDDPADDNNIPFHGSRRHGSKSISLTTKMTPPELPSDVQYIDWMNGKVLVPNKETYYRCKTFTFDQLHKKHHLVRVEPRIQKGHENLIHHIIVYKCADVDRKFLGIEYECYMQPNTQLYPCSAIMFGWEFSGNMDYPEHAGLPIAEPDDDAIYIMETHYNNPELVGDIVDDSGIRIYYTPTLRQYDAGVLMTGIPISPLQVVPPLESHFTTTGFCHRDCLNQELQNRLNSTPIRIFAVWQHSHKMAFRLRTRHFRNGVELEPLADDANYDWNYQGFRYLKNNTTMEAGDEFVYTCHYNSMKKRTAVFGGPSTTDEMCFSLIFYYPRIGVESCQATPLFDGSNTTRGFINELNPQYPWGSEEARAKFKKSLVNSKYRAHCHGEKRSPKWEYVELEIPKPTVPYIPPQSDCPEAGDGR, from the exons ATGCCTTGGTCTTTCTTGTTCATAATCTTGAATATTTGGTCGGCTGTGAACGCGATCTCACCGCTGAACTTCCGGTCGCTGCCAGGATGGGGAGCGCCGTCCCAGCCGTCAACGACAGAAAACTACGACTTCCACGAGATTCTCGACGAGAACCAGGATTTCCATGTGCACTGGAACGTTGATCACGAGCAGAAGAACATCACATTCGAGCTCCACGTGCGCACGCATGGTTATGTGGGCTTCGGGATCTCGCATAACGGAAAGATGTTCCCGGCGGATATAGTAATTGGATGGGTGAAGGACGAACAGATACACTTCAAG GACCGACACGCTGTGGCGCTGGAGATGCCGCTCGTTGACTCCTCCCAGGACTGGCACCTGCTCTATGGCGCCGAGAACACGTGGGGTACCGTGCTGAAAGTCACGCGCCTACTTGACACGTGCGATCCGGATGATTACACCATCAGC GACGACACGGTTCACCTGCTGTACGCCTACCACCCCGACGACCCGGCAGATGACAACAACATCCCTTTTCACGGAAGCAGGCGACACGGATCCAAGAGTATCTCATTGACAACCAAGATGACACCTCCTGAGTTGCCGAGTGACGTGCAGTACATTGATTGGATGAACGGGAAG GTGCTCGTTCCCAACAAGGAAACCTACTACCGGTGTAAGACTTTCACCTTCGATCAGCTGCACAAGAAACACCACCTGGTCAGG GTGGAGCCCCGCATCCAGAAAGGCCACGAGAACCTCATCCACCACATCATCGTGTACAAGTGCGCGGACGTGGACCGGAAGTTCCTCGGTATCGAGTACGAGTGCTACATGCAGCCTAACACACAGCTCTACCCGTGCAGCGCCATCATGTTCGGATGGGAGTTCAGTGGG AACATGGATTACCCGGAACACGCGGGTCTGCCAATCGCCGAGCCCGACGACGACGCCATCTACATCATGGAGACGCACTACAACAACCCGGAACTCGTCGGGG ACATCGTGGACGACTCCGGTATCCGGATCTACTACACGCCAACTCTGAGGCAGTACGACGCCGGCGTCCTTATGACGGGGATCCCCATAAGCCCTCTGCAGGTGGTGCCGCCCCTGGAATCGCATTTCACAACCACGGGCTTCTGTCACCGCGACTGTCTCAACCAG GAGCTCCAGAACCGCCTGAATTCAACTCCAATCAGGATATTCGCAGTCTGGCAGCACTCGCACAAGATGGCCTTCCGGTTGCGTACGCGTCACTTCCGGAATGGCGTGGAGCTGGAGCCGCTTGCAGACGACGCTAACTACGACTGGAACTATCAGGGCTTCCGGTACTTGAAAAACAACACGACCATGGAGGCG GGAGACGAGTTCGTGTACACGTGTCATTACAATTCCATGAAGAAACGGACGGCAGTATTT GGCGGACCGTCCACCACGGACGAGATGTGCTTTTCTCTGATCTTCTACTACCCCCGGATCGGCGTCGAGTCATGCCAGGCGACGCCGCTGTTTGACGGCTCGAACACGACCCGGGGATTCATCAATGAACTCAACCCGCAGTACCCCTGGGGGTCGGAGGAAGCTCGAGCCAAGTTCAAGAAGTCCCTGGTGAACTCCAAGTACAGGGCGCACTGTCACGGAGAGAAACGCTCGCCTAAG